Proteins from one Cryptomeria japonica chromosome 4, Sugi_1.0, whole genome shotgun sequence genomic window:
- the LOC131875170 gene encoding pentatricopeptide repeat-containing protein At1g14470-like, whose amino-acid sequence MHKAGELFDKIPQRNIVSWTAMILGYVKNGFVEKALQTFKQMQVVGVKPNSSTFASILQACVEFGVLELGSHPSKRYGENGFLQKPLENFLQMQLAGVKPNSTTFFSLVPAYTKIGALEQRMNLHQDIIERGFWADVAVGNAISWNGIVARYAQNVFFEKALETFKEMLYKTDVKGIVIKSVASSAMLSDKFTPFCFTSRGEEPEHVHHYFRGPHGPTDQLRVMSM is encoded by the exons ATGCACAAGGCAGGCGAACTGTTTGATAAAATACCTCAAAGAAATATAgtttcatggactgcaatgataTTAGGATATGTAAaaaatgggtttgttgaaaaggccttacaaactttcaagcaaatgcaagtgGTTGGTGTAAAGCCAAACTCCTCGACCTTTGCCAGCATTCTCCAAGCCTGTGTTGAATTTGGAGTTTTGGAACTGGGTAGTCATCCATCAAAAC GATATGGAGAAAATGGATTTTTGCAAAAACCCTTAGAAAATTTTCTACAAATGCAGctagcaggtgtaaagccaaattccacaacctttttcAGCCTTGTCCCAGCCTATACCAAAATCGGAGCTTTAGAACAGCGTATGAACCTCCATCAAGACATAATTGAAAGAGGATTTTGGGCGGATGTTGCAGTTGGCAATGCCATCTCATGGAATGGCATtgttgcaagatatgcacaaaatgtgtttTTTGAAAAGGCCTTGGAAACATTTAAGGAAATGTT GTACAAAACTGATGTGAAGGGCATAGTCATCAAATCGGTTGCATCCTCTGCAATGTTGTCAGACAAATTCACTCCATTCTGTTTTACAAGTAGGGGAGAGGAGCCAGAACATGTGCACCATTACTTCAGGGGTCCACATGGACCCACAGACCAACTTCGTGTGATGTCCATGTAG